A genomic stretch from Erwinia sp. E_sp_B01_1 includes:
- the pgk gene encoding phosphoglycerate kinase, with protein sequence MSVIKMTDLDLAGKRVLIRSDLNVPVKEGKVTSDARIRASLPTIEAALKQGAKVMVTSHLGRPTEGEYNEEFSLLPVVNYLKEKLSSPVRLAKDYLDGVDVAEGELVVLENVRFNKGEKKDDEALSKKYAALCDIYVMDAFGTAHRAQASTHGVGKFAPVACAGPLLADELEALGKALKEPARPMVAVVGGSKVSTKFDVLNSLVKIADTVIVGGGIANTFVAIDNNVGKSLYEPDFVEAAKKLRDEFKIPVPTDSRVGTEFSETAPSTVKKVSEVKDDEEIMDFGDETAEAMAKLLKDAKTILWNGPVGVFEFPNFRKGTEIVARAIADSDAFSIAGGGDTLAAIDLFGIEDKISYISTGGGAFLEFVEGKKLPAVAMLEERAKQ encoded by the coding sequence ATGTCTGTAATTAAGATGACCGATCTGGATCTTGCTGGTAAACGCGTCCTTATCCGTTCCGATCTGAACGTGCCAGTGAAAGAAGGGAAAGTGACGTCTGATGCACGTATTCGTGCTTCATTGCCGACCATCGAAGCGGCGCTGAAGCAGGGCGCGAAAGTGATGGTAACCTCCCACCTGGGCCGCCCGACCGAAGGTGAATACAACGAGGAGTTCTCCCTCCTGCCAGTTGTTAACTATCTGAAAGAAAAACTCTCTTCTCCAGTACGCCTGGCAAAAGACTATCTGGACGGCGTGGACGTTGCAGAAGGTGAGCTGGTGGTGCTGGAAAACGTTCGCTTTAACAAAGGCGAAAAGAAAGATGACGAAGCCCTCTCTAAAAAATATGCCGCACTCTGCGATATCTATGTGATGGATGCCTTTGGCACCGCACACCGTGCGCAGGCTTCAACCCACGGCGTAGGTAAATTTGCTCCTGTAGCCTGTGCAGGCCCTCTGCTGGCTGACGAACTGGAAGCTTTGGGTAAAGCCCTGAAAGAGCCAGCGCGTCCAATGGTTGCTGTGGTGGGGGGCTCTAAAGTCTCCACTAAGTTTGACGTGCTGAACTCGCTGGTAAAAATTGCGGATACCGTGATTGTGGGTGGCGGTATCGCCAACACCTTCGTGGCTATCGATAACAACGTCGGTAAGTCTCTGTATGAGCCTGACTTTGTAGAAGCCGCTAAAAAACTGCGTGATGAATTTAAGATCCCGGTTCCTACTGACTCCCGTGTTGGCACAGAATTCTCTGAAACTGCCCCTTCTACCGTTAAAAAAGTCAGCGAAGTCAAGGATGATGAAGAGATCATGGACTTCGGCGATGAGACCGCAGAGGCGATGGCTAAGTTACTGAAAGATGCCAAAACTATCCTGTGGAATGGTCCGGTTGGCGTGTTCGAATTCCCTAACTTCCGTAAAGGCACTGAGATTGTTGCCAGGGCCATTGCAGACAGCGACGCATTCTCTATCGCCGGCGGCGGTGATACGCTGGCGGCCATCGATCTGTTCGGTATCGAAGATAAAATTTCTTATATCTCTACCGGCGGCGGTGCTTTCCTGGAGTTCGTGGAAGGCAAAAAACTGCCAGCAGTTGCCATGCTTGAAGAGCGTGCGAAACAGTAA
- the epd gene encoding erythrose-4-phosphate dehydrogenase yields the protein MTVRIAINGFGRIGRNVLRALYETGRRAEITVVAINELAEAAGMAHLLKYDTSHGRFAWDVRQERDLLSVGEDTIRILHRAEISDLPWKELNVDVVLDCTGVYGSRADGEAHLAAGAKKVLFSHPGGNDLDATVVYGVNEKELQPDHLIVSNASCTTNCIIPVIKLLDDAWGIESGTVTTIHSAMHDQQVIDAYHTDLRRTRAASQSIIPVDTRLAAGITRIFPKFNDRFEAIAVRVPTINVTAIDLSVSVRDAVQACEVNALLRNASEGAFSGIVDYTELPLVSIDFNHDPHSAIVDGTQTRVSGQHLIKTLVWCDNEWGFANRMIDTTLAMAASGFR from the coding sequence ATGACGGTTCGCATTGCCATTAACGGTTTTGGTCGCATCGGGCGCAACGTATTGCGCGCGCTCTATGAAACCGGACGTCGTGCAGAAATCACCGTGGTGGCCATCAATGAGTTGGCGGAAGCAGCGGGGATGGCGCATTTGCTGAAATACGATACCAGCCACGGGCGTTTTGCGTGGGATGTTCGCCAGGAGCGGGATCTGCTGTCGGTGGGTGAAGATACGATCCGTATTTTGCACCGTGCGGAAATCAGCGATCTGCCCTGGAAAGAGCTTAACGTCGACGTGGTGCTGGACTGTACAGGCGTGTACGGCAGCCGGGCAGATGGCGAAGCGCATCTGGCCGCCGGGGCCAAAAAAGTTCTGTTCTCCCATCCGGGCGGTAACGATCTGGATGCCACCGTGGTCTACGGTGTGAATGAGAAAGAGCTACAGCCAGATCATCTGATCGTCTCCAACGCCTCCTGCACTACCAACTGTATTATTCCCGTAATTAAACTGCTGGACGATGCCTGGGGTATTGAATCGGGTACGGTAACGACCATTCACTCTGCCATGCACGATCAGCAGGTAATCGATGCTTACCATACTGACCTGCGGCGGACGCGCGCCGCCAGTCAATCGATCATTCCGGTGGATACCCGGCTAGCCGCAGGTATTACCCGTATTTTTCCTAAATTTAATGACCGCTTTGAAGCTATTGCCGTACGGGTGCCTACGATTAACGTGACGGCAATTGATTTGAGCGTCAGCGTGCGCGATGCGGTGCAGGCGTGTGAAGTTAATGCCTTGTTGCGAAATGCCTCAGAAGGGGCATTTAGTGGTATAGTTGACTATACGGAATTACCGTTAGTCTCCATAGATTTTAACCATGATCCGCACAGTGCCATTGTGGACGGCACGCAGACGCGGGTCAGCGGTCAGCACCTGATCAAAACGCTGGTCTGGTGCGACAACGAGTGGGGCTTTGCTAACCGGATGATCGACACGACGTTAGCAATGGCCGCAAGCGGTTTCAGGTAG
- the tkt gene encoding transketolase translates to MSSRKELANAIRALSMDAVQKAKSGHPGAPMGMADIAEVLWREFLNHNPANPMWADRDRFVLSNGHGSMLIYSLLHLSGYDLPIAELANFRQLHSKTPGHPEFGYTAGVETTTGPLGQGVANAVGMAIAERTMAAQFNRPGHDIVDHSTYVFMGDGCMMEGISHEVCSLAGTLKLGKLVAFYDDNGISIDGHIDGWFTDDTAKRFESYGWHVVRGVDGHDAEAIKKAVEEAKAVSDKPSLLMCKTVIGFGSPNKAGTHDSHGAPLGDDEVALTRKQLGWTHAPFEIPQDIYTQWDAKEAGQVKEAAWNEKFAAYAKAHPELAQEFTRRMGNELPANWQAESQKFIEQLQANPAKIASRKASQNTLEAFGKLLPEYLGGSADLAPSNLTMWSGSKPINVEAAGNYIHYGVREFGMTAIANGITLHGGFLPYTATFLMFVEYARNAARMAALMKIRQVMVYTHDSIGLGEDGPTHQPVEQMASLRVTPNMSLWRPCDQVESAVAWKYAIERFDGPTALIFSRQNLAQQDRTAEQLANVARGGYVLKDCEGQPDVILIATGSEVELAVGAYDRLTSEGRKVRVVSMPSTDAFDKQDAAYRESVLPKAVSARVAIEAGIADYWFKYTGLNGAIVGMTTFGESAPAEQLFEMFGFTVDNVVAKAKELL, encoded by the coding sequence ATGTCCTCTCGTAAAGAGCTTGCTAACGCTATTCGCGCATTAAGTATGGATGCGGTACAAAAAGCTAAATCTGGCCACCCGGGCGCCCCTATGGGCATGGCAGATATCGCCGAAGTATTGTGGCGTGAATTCCTGAACCATAACCCAGCCAATCCGATGTGGGCCGATCGTGACCGCTTCGTGCTGTCCAACGGTCACGGTTCAATGCTGATCTACAGCCTGCTGCACCTCAGCGGCTACGATCTGCCGATTGCTGAACTGGCTAACTTCCGCCAGCTGCACTCTAAAACTCCAGGTCACCCTGAATTCGGTTATACCGCTGGCGTGGAAACCACCACCGGCCCATTAGGTCAGGGCGTGGCGAACGCTGTAGGTATGGCGATCGCCGAGCGCACTATGGCCGCTCAGTTCAACCGTCCGGGCCACGACATTGTTGACCATAGCACCTACGTGTTTATGGGCGACGGCTGCATGATGGAAGGCATTTCCCACGAAGTATGCTCGCTGGCGGGTACGCTGAAGCTGGGCAAACTGGTTGCCTTCTATGATGACAACGGCATCTCTATCGACGGCCACATTGACGGCTGGTTCACTGATGACACGGCTAAGCGTTTCGAATCTTATGGCTGGCATGTGGTGCGTGGCGTTGATGGTCACGATGCAGAAGCCATCAAAAAAGCGGTTGAAGAAGCGAAAGCGGTCAGCGATAAGCCTTCCCTGCTGATGTGCAAAACCGTGATTGGCTTTGGCTCACCTAACAAAGCCGGCACGCACGATTCACACGGCGCACCGCTGGGTGATGATGAAGTGGCACTGACCCGTAAGCAGCTGGGCTGGACTCACGCTCCGTTTGAAATCCCTCAGGATATCTACACGCAGTGGGATGCTAAAGAAGCCGGTCAGGTTAAAGAAGCGGCCTGGAACGAGAAGTTTGCCGCTTACGCAAAAGCTCATCCAGAACTGGCGCAGGAATTTACCCGCCGTATGGGCAACGAGCTGCCAGCTAACTGGCAGGCAGAGTCGCAGAAATTCATCGAACAGCTGCAAGCTAATCCGGCGAAAATTGCCAGCCGTAAAGCCTCCCAGAACACGCTGGAAGCTTTTGGTAAACTGCTGCCGGAGTATCTGGGCGGTTCCGCTGACCTGGCACCAAGCAACCTGACCATGTGGTCTGGTTCTAAGCCAATCAACGTAGAGGCAGCCGGTAACTACATTCATTACGGCGTGCGCGAATTCGGCATGACCGCTATCGCTAACGGCATCACGCTGCACGGTGGTTTCCTGCCTTACACCGCTACCTTCCTGATGTTTGTGGAATATGCCCGTAACGCTGCCCGTATGGCTGCGCTGATGAAAATCCGTCAGGTGATGGTCTATACCCATGACTCCATCGGTCTGGGTGAAGATGGCCCGACGCACCAGCCGGTTGAGCAGATGGCCAGCCTGCGCGTGACCCCGAACATGAGCCTGTGGCGTCCGTGCGACCAGGTTGAGTCCGCGGTAGCCTGGAAATACGCTATCGAGCGTTTTGATGGCCCAACGGCGCTGATCTTCTCCCGTCAGAACCTGGCGCAGCAGGATCGTACTGCTGAGCAGCTGGCGAACGTGGCACGCGGTGGTTATGTGTTGAAAGATTGCGAAGGCCAGCCTGACGTGATCCTGATCGCTACCGGTTCAGAAGTTGAACTGGCCGTGGGCGCGTATGACCGTCTGACCTCTGAAGGCCGTAAGGTTCGCGTTGTCTCTATGCCATCCACCGATGCTTTCGACAAGCAGGATGCGGCTTACCGTGAATCCGTGCTGCCAAAAGCTGTCTCCGCTCGCGTGGCTATTGAAGCCGGTATCGCTGATTACTGGTTCAAATACACCGGTCTGAACGGTGCTATCGTGGGCATGACCACTTTCGGTGAGTCTGCGCCTGCTGAGCAGCTGTTTGAAATGTTTGGCTTCACCGTGGATAACGTGGTCGCTAAAGCGAAAGAACTGCTGTAA